From [Clostridium] symbiosum, a single genomic window includes:
- a CDS encoding C69 family dipeptidase, with translation MCFMLIGGKNAFKNGIMLGGHNDDLFGYEAASMEILPHMIQEPGASVKLPTGPVIPQTRETARCILLKTFRGNLAGDTIAVNEHNVCLMGGENLAVDRNDRAAEADPIVENGVAGGVRFAALTQSRTARECVERIGRYYTEYGNRFPCAVGVFDTEEAWYIEGGGGSTWLAVRVPDDCYLIQSNGYRINEIDWDDTENVLYSEGLKEFVISKGLWDPAAGPFNWAKAFGRKFLEDPRTYYYNSRRVWRAINMLSSTELGPDQEEYPTFMKPSEPITAERIMQVLRDTNHDNDFCAFTEDGINSEVRPIGVPHCIHSAVVELHRGLPAELGGVLWSCLGSPLTAPYLPHHFGITDIAPAFQEGTDIYSDSAAFWQMRKLTNLAMADFFHYAPIITNEWMKLERKAFLMKETVEKEASACYESEPEKAKELLTAFADSLDFEALKTAKLLEAQLHRMIAGNLYKYFAKGNLQW, from the coding sequence ATGTGTTTTATGCTGATTGGCGGTAAGAATGCATTCAAAAACGGAATAATGCTGGGGGGACATAATGACGATCTGTTCGGATATGAGGCGGCATCCATGGAAATACTTCCTCATATGATACAGGAACCCGGAGCCTCAGTAAAGCTGCCGACGGGACCGGTTATCCCTCAAACTCGGGAAACGGCTCGCTGTATTTTGTTAAAAACGTTCCGCGGAAATTTGGCGGGTGATACGATTGCGGTGAATGAACACAACGTCTGTCTCATGGGCGGAGAAAATCTGGCGGTTGATCGCAATGACCGTGCGGCCGAAGCGGATCCCATCGTAGAAAACGGCGTCGCGGGCGGGGTACGGTTTGCAGCGCTGACTCAGAGCAGGACTGCGAGGGAATGTGTGGAGCGGATTGGACGTTACTATACAGAGTACGGAAACCGTTTTCCATGTGCAGTCGGTGTATTTGATACGGAGGAAGCATGGTATATCGAGGGAGGCGGAGGATCTACATGGCTCGCGGTCAGAGTTCCCGACGACTGCTATTTAATCCAGTCCAATGGTTACCGTATCAATGAAATTGACTGGGATGACACAGAGAATGTTCTGTATTCGGAGGGATTAAAGGAGTTTGTCATTTCAAAAGGACTCTGGGATCCTGCCGCCGGACCGTTTAACTGGGCCAAAGCATTCGGACGGAAATTCCTTGAGGATCCCCGAACCTACTATTATAATTCCAGGAGAGTCTGGCGGGCAATTAATATGCTTTCTTCTACAGAGCTTGGCCCGGATCAGGAGGAGTATCCTACGTTTATGAAACCGTCTGAGCCCATCACGGCGGAGAGGATCATGCAGGTGCTCCGGGATACGAATCATGATAATGATTTCTGTGCATTTACGGAGGATGGCATTAACAGTGAAGTGCGTCCGATCGGAGTTCCACATTGTATCCATTCGGCAGTGGTGGAACTGCACCGGGGACTGCCTGCAGAACTGGGCGGCGTTTTATGGAGCTGCCTGGGGTCTCCGCTCACGGCTCCTTACCTTCCACACCATTTTGGCATTACGGATATTGCGCCCGCTTTTCAGGAAGGCACTGATATCTACAGCGATTCCGCGGCTTTCTGGCAGATGAGAAAACTGACAAATCTGGCAATGGCGGACTTCTTCCATTATGCGCCGATTATTACAAATGAATGGATGAAGCTGGAACGGAAAGCGTTTTTAATGAAAGAGACGGTGGAGAAAGAGGCATCGGCCTGTTACGAATCCGAACCGGAGAAGGCGAAGGAACTGCTGACGGCATTTGCGGACAGCCTGGATTTTGAAGCGCTGAAAACAGCGAAACTGCTCGAAGCACAGTTACATCGGATGATTGCGGGAAATCTTTATAAATATTTTGCCAAGGGCAATTTGCAGTGGTAA
- a CDS encoding LysR family transcriptional regulator — protein sequence MTVEMEYVYVVYQEKSFSKAAQKLFVSQSAVSAMVRKAEAKIGCQLFDRSTIPLTITKEGEYYIRCAEQFMRLEKNMDAYFRDMADMKTGHLSVGSSSFFCAYLLAGLLKRFKNKYPGVSVEIHEGNIKELRAGLQNDSIDLLLETAIPADDEVERFLYDYEEIILAVPAELEVNKKLRSYQMTFAQARDGAFTGNAIEPVPMQVFKDCPFILLKEENDICVRSKEICRNAGFEPKVELYLDQIMTSFYVAKSGSGIAFIRSSLLSLVSDTDALVYYKIGDPLARREIFLTRKRGRYTTKAMEEFLKLCRVKPSGKTR from the coding sequence ATGACGGTTGAGATGGAATACGTTTATGTGGTTTATCAGGAAAAGAGTTTTTCCAAGGCGGCGCAGAAGCTGTTTGTGAGCCAGTCTGCGGTCAGCGCTATGGTGAGAAAGGCGGAGGCGAAAATCGGCTGTCAGCTGTTTGACAGAAGTACGATCCCACTTACAATAACTAAAGAAGGGGAATATTACATCCGATGTGCAGAGCAGTTTATGCGGCTGGAGAAAAATATGGATGCCTATTTCAGGGATATGGCCGACATGAAGACTGGCCATCTGTCCGTTGGAAGTTCCTCCTTCTTCTGCGCATACCTGCTGGCCGGGCTGCTGAAACGTTTTAAAAATAAATATCCCGGCGTTTCGGTGGAAATCCATGAGGGAAACATCAAAGAACTGAGGGCGGGACTGCAGAATGATTCCATTGATCTTCTGCTGGAAACGGCCATACCGGCGGATGATGAGGTGGAGCGGTTCCTTTATGATTATGAAGAAATTATTCTGGCGGTGCCCGCAGAATTAGAAGTCAATAAAAAACTGCGGTCTTATCAGATGACATTTGCGCAGGCCAGGGATGGAGCGTTTACCGGGAATGCAATTGAACCCGTACCCATGCAGGTATTTAAGGATTGTCCTTTTATTCTTCTGAAAGAAGAAAACGATATTTGTGTGCGGAGCAAGGAAATTTGCCGTAACGCCGGTTTTGAGCCAAAAGTTGAATTATATCTGGATCAGATTATGACCTCCTTCTATGTGGCAAAATCCGGTTCCGGCATTGCGTTTATCAGAAGCAGCCTGCTTAGCCTTGTGTCGGATACCGACGCGCTGGTCTACTATAAAATAGGAGATCCGCTGGCACGCAGGGAAATATTTTTGACACGCAAAAGAGGGCGGTATACGACAAAGGCTATGGAAGAATTTTTAAAACTGTGCAGGGTTAAGCCTTCGGGGAAAACACGGTGA
- a CDS encoding BMP family ABC transporter substrate-binding protein, whose amino-acid sequence MKKVLSVVLSAAMALSLCTGCSSSSGKETTAAQTEAAASEAAGETAEAGEETEAKAAEGVMPAVAKEDLKVGVIHIGNPADGSGYSYAHDLGIVAMQKAVGLDDSQIIRKNNVADDDQTAIETAMRECVEEGCQIIFATSWGYMDACEALAEEFPDVVFSHGTGYKSNGVNFNNYFGRIYQSRYLSGIAAGLKTESNKIGYVGAWGKDNAEVTGGCNAFAMGVYSVNPDATVYIKTTNSWYDPEGEKQAAVALINEGCDVIGQHCDTPNPQLAAEENGVFGVGYNSDMSKDAPKAVLTSTVWDWGAYYTTAVQSLVDGTWTGENYFGGLKEGLVDLAPLSDLCAEGTAEKIEEAKAKMVSGEWDVFDGVIECNDGTTVGTEGEHMSDADITGNIHWYFKNVVEK is encoded by the coding sequence ATGAAAAAAGTATTAAGCGTGGTACTGTCCGCAGCCATGGCACTTTCTCTCTGTACAGGATGTTCATCTTCATCCGGCAAAGAGACAACCGCTGCACAGACCGAAGCCGCTGCATCTGAAGCAGCAGGAGAGACTGCTGAAGCAGGCGAAGAGACAGAAGCAAAGGCAGCAGAGGGCGTTATGCCGGCAGTTGCCAAGGAAGACCTGAAGGTTGGCGTAATCCATATCGGAAACCCGGCAGACGGTTCCGGTTATTCTTATGCACATGATCTTGGTATCGTTGCTATGCAGAAGGCGGTAGGCCTGGATGACAGCCAGATTATCCGTAAGAACAATGTAGCTGATGATGATCAGACTGCAATTGAGACAGCCATGAGAGAGTGCGTGGAAGAGGGATGTCAGATCATCTTCGCCACAAGCTGGGGATACATGGATGCATGTGAAGCTCTTGCAGAAGAGTTCCCGGATGTAGTTTTCTCACACGGCACAGGATATAAATCCAATGGCGTTAACTTCAATAACTATTTCGGAAGGATTTACCAGTCCAGATATTTATCCGGTATTGCGGCAGGCCTTAAGACAGAGTCCAACAAGATTGGATACGTTGGCGCCTGGGGCAAGGACAATGCAGAGGTTACAGGCGGATGCAACGCATTTGCGATGGGCGTTTATTCTGTAAATCCAGACGCAACCGTTTACATCAAAACAACCAACAGCTGGTATGATCCGGAAGGTGAGAAACAGGCTGCAGTTGCTTTAATCAACGAAGGCTGCGACGTAATCGGACAGCACTGCGATACACCGAACCCACAGCTTGCTGCTGAGGAAAACGGCGTATTCGGCGTTGGTTATAACTCCGATATGAGCAAAGATGCTCCTAAGGCAGTTCTTACTTCCACTGTTTGGGACTGGGGCGCATACTATACGACGGCAGTTCAGAGCCTTGTTGACGGAACATGGACAGGCGAGAACTACTTCGGCGGCTTAAAAGAAGGCCTTGTAGACCTGGCTCCATTATCGGATCTTTGTGCAGAAGGCACAGCAGAGAAGATCGAAGAAGCAAAAGCTAAGATGGTTTCCGGCGAATGGGATGTATTTGACGGCGTAATCGAGTGCAACGACGGAACAACCGTAGGCACAGAGGGCGAGCATATGTCGGATGCTGATATCACAGGAAACATTCACTGGTATTTCAAGAACGTTGTTGAGAAATAA
- a CDS encoding ABC transporter ATP-binding protein, which yields MTEQYAIECRQITKVFGSVVANDKIDLSVKYGEIMALLGENGSGKTTLMNMISGIYHPDSGSILVGGKEVAINSPVDSRNLGIGMIHQHFKLVDVFSAMDNIVLGTSGKRLGRKALKEKIEQISQSFGLEIEPEKKIFDMSVSEKQTVEILKVLYRGAQILILDEPTAVLTPQETDKLFAILRKMKEQGCAIIIITHKLHEVLSISDRVTILRKGQSIETVNTAECNEKKLTELMVGRPVTLNIERPEIEKRETILKVVDLTVDKSDGSMALDDVSFEIKTGEILGVAGVAGSGQKELCETLTGLMAAKQGAILYHKENIVGKTPAEIIKLGISMSFVPEDRLGMGLVASMGMVDNMLLKSYTDGKGPFVERKPARELAQKLVDKLGIVTPGVDTPVRLMSGGNVQKVLLGREIESSPQVLITAYPVRGLDINSSYTIYDLLNEQKKKGVAVIYIGEDLDVLLELSDRIMVLCHGQVTGVVDAKHVTKEQIGLMMTGTEAAEALKGPEEEEKA from the coding sequence ATGACAGAGCAGTATGCCATTGAGTGCAGACAGATTACAAAGGTATTCGGAAGTGTGGTCGCCAATGATAAGATCGACCTGTCGGTGAAGTATGGGGAAATCATGGCTCTCCTGGGAGAGAACGGTTCCGGTAAGACAACACTGATGAATATGATTTCCGGCATCTATCATCCGGACTCCGGATCGATTCTGGTGGGCGGAAAAGAAGTGGCGATCAATTCGCCTGTGGATTCCAGAAACCTGGGGATCGGAATGATCCATCAGCATTTCAAACTGGTGGATGTATTCAGCGCGATGGATAACATTGTACTTGGGACCAGCGGAAAGCGGCTGGGAAGAAAAGCTTTAAAAGAGAAGATTGAGCAGATCAGCCAGTCTTTTGGACTCGAAATTGAACCTGAAAAGAAGATTTTCGATATGTCCGTCAGCGAGAAGCAGACGGTGGAAATTTTAAAGGTATTATATAGAGGCGCCCAGATTTTGATTCTGGACGAGCCGACTGCGGTACTGACCCCGCAGGAGACGGATAAATTATTTGCCATTCTCCGCAAGATGAAGGAGCAGGGCTGCGCGATTATCATTATCACACACAAACTGCATGAGGTGCTTTCCATCAGCGACCGTGTGACGATCCTGAGAAAGGGACAGAGCATTGAAACGGTCAATACGGCCGAGTGCAATGAAAAGAAGCTGACGGAGCTGATGGTAGGCCGCCCGGTGACGTTAAATATCGAGCGTCCAGAGATCGAAAAACGGGAGACGATTCTGAAAGTCGTTGACCTGACCGTGGATAAGAGCGACGGCTCTATGGCTCTTGACGACGTATCCTTTGAGATTAAAACAGGGGAGATACTGGGTGTGGCCGGCGTGGCGGGCAGCGGGCAGAAAGAACTCTGTGAGACGCTGACGGGCCTGATGGCGGCAAAACAGGGAGCCATCCTTTATCATAAAGAAAATATTGTGGGAAAGACACCTGCAGAGATTATCAAGCTGGGAATCAGCATGAGCTTCGTCCCCGAGGACAGGCTCGGCATGGGACTGGTAGCCTCCATGGGCATGGTGGACAACATGCTGTTAAAGTCCTACACGGATGGAAAAGGGCCTTTTGTGGAGCGGAAACCGGCCAGGGAACTGGCTCAGAAGCTGGTGGATAAGCTGGGAATTGTGACTCCGGGCGTGGATACGCCGGTCCGGCTGATGTCGGGAGGCAATGTCCAGAAGGTGCTTCTGGGACGTGAGATTGAGTCCAGCCCCCAGGTGCTGATTACGGCCTATCCGGTGCGCGGACTTGATATCAATTCATCCTATACGATCTATGATTTATTAAATGAACAGAAGAAAAAGGGCGTAGCCGTCATTTATATCGGTGAAGATCTGGATGTGCTCCTGGAGCTGTCTGACCGGATCATGGTACTCTGCCACGGTCAGGTAACGGGAGTTGTCGATGCCAAACACGTGACAAAGGAGCAGATCGGACTGATGATGACAGGCACTGAGGCGGCCGAGGCCCTGAAAGGGCCGGAAGAGGAGGAAAAAGCATGA
- a CDS encoding ABC transporter permease: protein MKEPLIRVVKKAELGSRETFILRLEAILLALVAGGLFILIIGQNPFVIYKTIITGALRSQMAIQATVKIAIPLLIASLGVTLAFKMKFWNIGAEGQIIAGGICASYFALFHSGWNHWVLVIVMFIAGAVGGGLWGLIPAWFKTKYDTNETLFTLMLNYIALNIIVFLREGPWRDPGSQGYAKIARFDKNAALDKVFGIQFGWIIALALVVLVLIYMKYSKQGYEIGVVGESQETARYAGMNVKKVVLRTMFLSGAVCGIGGMVQAAGSDVTLTTAVAGGVGFTAIIVAWLAQLNPPAILIVTILFSILEKGSSVVQSSFGLSSDSADVLQGVILFFILGCELFIRYKFVLRGKGGARA, encoded by the coding sequence ATGAAAGAGCCGTTGATCCGTGTAGTGAAAAAAGCGGAGCTGGGCAGCAGGGAGACGTTTATCCTGCGTCTGGAAGCGATTCTGCTGGCGCTTGTGGCCGGTGGGCTTTTTATTCTGATAATCGGACAGAATCCATTTGTAATTTATAAAACAATTATCACGGGAGCGCTTCGGAGCCAGATGGCAATCCAGGCTACGGTAAAGATTGCGATTCCGCTGCTGATTGCATCACTAGGCGTAACGCTGGCATTCAAGATGAAATTCTGGAATATCGGCGCGGAGGGCCAGATTATCGCGGGCGGCATCTGCGCCTCCTATTTTGCCCTGTTCCATTCGGGATGGAACCACTGGGTGCTGGTTATCGTTATGTTTATTGCAGGAGCCGTGGGAGGCGGCCTGTGGGGACTGATCCCGGCATGGTTCAAGACGAAATACGATACGAATGAGACTTTATTTACATTGATGTTAAATTATATCGCCCTGAATATCATCGTATTCCTGAGAGAGGGTCCATGGCGCGATCCTGGTTCCCAGGGATATGCAAAGATTGCCAGATTCGATAAGAATGCGGCTCTCGACAAGGTATTCGGAATCCAGTTCGGCTGGATTATCGCACTGGCGCTGGTTGTGCTGGTACTTATCTATATGAAGTATTCCAAACAGGGATACGAGATTGGCGTTGTGGGAGAGAGCCAGGAGACGGCGCGGTATGCGGGAATGAACGTGAAAAAAGTCGTTCTCCGCACGATGTTCCTCTCCGGCGCAGTGTGCGGTATCGGAGGAATGGTCCAGGCGGCCGGTTCCGACGTGACGCTGACGACGGCGGTGGCCGGAGGCGTCGGATTCACGGCAATTATCGTGGCATGGCTGGCACAGCTCAATCCGCCGGCAATTCTCATTGTCACAATTCTGTTCAGTATTCTGGAAAAGGGAAGCAGCGTGGTCCAGTCCTCCTTCGGACTGTCGTCCGACAGCGCGGATGTCCTCCAGGGAGTAATCCTGTTCTTTATTCTGGGATGCGAGCTGTTTATACGGTATAAATTTGTTTTGCGGGGAAAAGGAGGCGCCAGGGCATGA
- a CDS encoding ABC transporter permease, which produces MSSEILIKFLVAAVLAGTPFLFGTVGEILSEKVGHLNLGVEGMMSLGACAGFMAGYITDNFLVAVLASAAAGMLGALIYGVLTVTFMANQNVTGLTMTIFGVGLSNFIGVFMLERSEGGTLKLPDTITSQMRNIHIPGLSDIPVLGELLFSYNPFVYLGLVIAIAASIYLYKTQIGLNVQAIGENPGAADAAGIEVTKWRYINILLSGAICGIGGAYCSMIINSGVWLRDSVGGLGWISVALVIFASWKPVNVIYGSFIFGALRVLKYYVPKNTYAIPTAFFDALPFLITALVLVISSMRKSKGGHIPAHLGMNYFREER; this is translated from the coding sequence ATGAGCAGTGAAATCTTAATTAAGTTTCTTGTGGCTGCAGTACTTGCGGGAACACCGTTCCTCTTCGGAACGGTCGGCGAGATTCTGAGCGAAAAAGTGGGCCATCTGAACCTCGGTGTGGAAGGGATGATGTCCCTCGGAGCCTGCGCCGGATTCATGGCCGGCTATATTACGGATAATTTCCTGGTCGCAGTCCTGGCTTCGGCTGCGGCGGGAATGTTAGGCGCCCTGATTTACGGCGTGCTGACCGTTACCTTCATGGCAAACCAGAACGTAACGGGTCTTACGATGACGATTTTCGGAGTCGGGCTTTCCAATTTTATCGGCGTGTTCATGCTGGAACGTTCCGAGGGAGGCACCTTAAAGCTTCCGGACACGATTACATCCCAGATGAGAAATATCCATATCCCGGGACTGAGCGACATTCCGGTGTTGGGAGAGCTTCTGTTTTCCTACAACCCGTTTGTTTACCTGGGACTGGTTATCGCCATAGCAGCCAGCATCTATTTGTACAAAACCCAGATCGGACTGAATGTGCAGGCAATCGGCGAGAATCCTGGTGCAGCCGACGCGGCCGGAATTGAGGTTACAAAATGGCGTTATATCAATATCCTGCTTTCCGGCGCTATCTGCGGAATCGGCGGCGCTTACTGTTCCATGATCATCAACAGCGGCGTATGGCTGAGGGACAGCGTGGGCGGCCTTGGATGGATTTCCGTGGCCCTTGTAATCTTCGCTTCCTGGAAGCCGGTTAATGTTATCTACGGTTCCTTTATTTTCGGCGCGCTCAGGGTGTTGAAATATTACGTTCCAAAGAACACCTACGCAATCCCGACGGCATTTTTCGATGCACTTCCATTCCTGATCACGGCGCTCGTGCTTGTTATCTCTTCCATGAGAAAGAGCAAGGGCGGCCATATCCCGGCACATCTGGGTATGAATTACTTCAGGGAAGAGCGGTAA